Proteins from one Ahaetulla prasina isolate Xishuangbanna chromosome 2, ASM2864084v1, whole genome shotgun sequence genomic window:
- the ITIH6 gene encoding inter-alpha-trypsin inhibitor heavy chain H6: MPRRRSHPERLPQRRSKTFLPAMDQLRRSLFVLLQILAPLSIMGHPLPIQVPSHERSIRQVKAPQSKLVISSFFVRATIVSRYASTRVWLSMSNPHPEAKEATFDLDLPRSAFISNFTITMNEKIYVAEVKEKHQAKKMYEEARRQGRTAAHVGTKDREIEKFRMSTSVEAGGKVAFELTYEELLQRHLGKYQQAISIRPQQLVRNLTVEVSISERTGIDHVQVLPLRTSRLMTNTLQGEADMPPSTRVEKGRHCAWIIFTPTLQEQEAFSSSGIVGDFVVQYDVAMPDVAGDVQIYNGYFAHYFAPRGMPLLQKDVVFVIDISGSMYGTKLKQIKKAMHVILNDLHQDDHFNIVTFSDTVNVWKPSQSIQATTQNIWRAKDYVSKMEADGWTDINAALLAAASIFNQTSSVDGKVEKKPRIPLIIFLTDGEPTSGVTAGSRILTNAQQALKGTISLFGLAFGDDADYGLLRRLSLENRGVARRIYEDADATLQLKGFYDEIASPLLYDVELSYLDGVAEDLTQNLFPNYFQGSELVVVGRVKPGASKLQVRTTGQGQEGPLNLENDISTNTTEASPFGCLGEINKIGHFVQRLWAYFTIQDLLQARFRANDTTARRLLTEKATNLSIKYNFVTPVTSLVVVRPEEARDRNQPVKTTIPPGVTKALKASPQTLAVSVLPRLSKAAKSVLGVTDVPAITEAFKQMMGTGTVPVKAPRLFKAARATSSPVTTMSTITTPPVYSTIVPTATAHPKSAKVTMILGRTTISWIPLASTRSTKPPRATITPKSTKSPVTFPKISPNRTARRKPTVQPHPALETRGTAMTKVVARVPNTVVKAPNALYPSASPKILESNSSRWEQPKMTPWPVSEYHPYTKWQASTARMETGKLPRSKTDTKDGVTSKLHIDRPQEKSTVSWATSLTTQAAELKGAASPVPDSSTPTSDISLLLLPGESELHSTTIQNTEYVESLNPPAVYSFLIPSGLGENLDYGDYPDFFEESDSESDSLRASPKSGHFTFSSWVDGDPHFVIKLPHSLGNLCFTLDGRPGDILRLVSDPATGLSVNGHLMGAPSRPGHEERPRTYLDVITIAVEHPHASYVVNITQKTVTLYGEEVLVLPLTQRAAIRKPPLAISMWPEVNITVQIGSTVEFLVLLHHYSHPTVLQLDHLGFYIAKGQGLSASAGGLLGHFQNSNISLSPDPSQGGKVAWMQSDANKVLLTEVSKVLKDSVQRAHEAKCWLAKRKDVEELLGASYCSYLASNLLEI; the protein is encoded by the exons AACCATGAACGAGAAGATCTAtgtggctgaagtgaaggaaaagcACCAAGCTAAGAAGATGTATGAGGAAGCCCGCAGGCAGGGAAGGACAGCAGCTCATGTTGGCACCAA GGATCGAGAAATAGAAAAATTCAGAATGTCCACCAGTGTGGAAGCAGGAGGAAAAGTGGCCTTTGAGCTGACCTATGAAGAATTGCTTCAGCGACATTTGGGGAAGTATCAGCAAGCTATCAGCATCCGTCCCCAGCAGTTGGTGAGGAACCTCACAGTAGAAGTGAGCATCTCTGAGAGAACTGGCATCGACCATGTCCAGGTCTTGCCCCTTCGCACAAGTCGACTGATGACCAATACTCTTCAAG gtgaagctgatatgccaccatcaaCTCGAGTTGAGAAAGGACGGCACTGCGCTTGGATTATCTTCACCCCAACCCTCCAAGAACAGGAAGCCTTCTCCAGCTCAGGAATCGTGGGTGATTTTGTGGTGCAGTATGATGTGGCCATGCCAGATGTTGCAGGAGACGTACAG ATCTACAATGGCTACTTTGCTCACTATTTTGCCCCGAGGGGGATGCCCCTTTTGCAAAAGGATGTGGTCTTTGTTATTGACATCAGTGGCTCCATGTATGGCACCAAGCTGAAACAG ATCAAGAAAGCTATGCACGTCATACTAAATGATCTTCATCAAGACGACCATTTCAACATTGTTACTTTTTCTGACACGGTGAATGTGTGGAAGCCAAGTCAATCCATCCAAGCCACCACTCAAAATATCTGGAGGGCCAAAGATTATGTCAGCAAAATGGAAGCAGATGGAT GGACTGACATCAACGCAGCTTTGCTTGCAGCTGCCTCCATCTTCAATCAGACTTCTTCAGTGGATGGAAAGGTGGAGAAGAAGCCAAGAATCCCACTGATCATCTTCCTGACTGACGGTGAACCGACTTCAGGAGTAACAGCCGGCAGTCGCATTTTGACAAATGCTCAGCAGGCTCTGAAGGGCACCATCTCGCTCTTTGGCCTGGCCTTTGGAGATGATGCTGATTATGGGCTGTTGAGACGACTCTCGCTAGAGAACCGTGGGGTGGCCCGGCGTATCTACGAGGATGCTGATGCTACTTTGCAGCTCAAAGGTTTCTATGATGAAATTGCCAGCCCTCTGCTGTATGATGTGGAGCTGTCCTATCTTGATGGGGTTGCAGAAGACCTCACGCAGAACCTCTTCCCCAACTATTTCCAGGGTTCTGAGCTGGTTGTGGTTGGCCGAGTGAAACCAGGAGCATCAAAACTGCAGGTGCGCACCACAGGGCAAGGCCAGGAAGGCCCGTTGAACCTGGAAAATGACATTTCAACCAATACCACTGAAGCCTCTCCATTTGGCTGCCTTGGTGAGATCAACAAGATCGGTCACTTTGTACAAAGGCTCTGGGCCTACTTCACCATTCAAGATCTGCTACAAGCCCGGTTCCGAGCCAATGACACCACTGCCCGGCGTCTCCTGACAGAAAAAGCTACCAATTTGTCAATCAAATACAACTTTGTCACCCCTGTCACCTCATTGGTAGTGGTGAGGCCAGAAGAAGCCAGAGATAGAAACCAGCCTGTGAAAACCACAATTCCTCCAGGGGTGACTAAAGCACTAAAAGCCTCTCCTCAAACATTGGCTGTATCTGTTTTGCCAAGACTTTCTAAGGCAGCTAAATCTGTTCTTGGAGTTACTGATGTCCCTGCAATAACAGAAGCTTTCAAGCAAATGATGGGGACGGGAACTGTTCCAGTGAAAGCACCTAGGCTCTTTAAAGCAGCCAGAGCCACATCTTCACCAGTTACCACTATGTCCACCATCACCACTCCACCTGTCTATTCCACCATAGTACCTACTGCCACTGCCCACCCCAAATCAGCTAAAGTCACAATGATTCTGGGGAGAACAACCATCTCTTGGATTCCCTTAGCGAGCACTAGATCTACTAAACCCCCAAGAGCTACCATCACTCCTAAGTCAACCAAGTCGCCTGTAACCTTCCCCAAGATCAGTCCCAACAGAACAGCAAGACGCAAGCCCACTGTTCAGCCACATCCTGCACTGGAGACCAGAGGAACTGCCATGACAAAGGTTGTGGCAAGGGTCCCCAACACTGTGGTCAAGGCACCGAATGCTTTGTATCCTTCTGCTAGCCCAAAGATTCTAGAGAGCAACTCCAGTCGTTGGGAACAGCCCAAGATGACCCCATGGCCAGTTTCTGAGTACCACCCGTATACCAAGTGGCAAGCAAGTACTGCCAGGATGGAGACAGGGAAACTTCCCAGGAGCAAGACAGACACCAAGGATGGGGTAACCTCAAAGTTGCACATTGATAGGCCCCAGGAGAAGAGCACAGTCTCTTGGGCCACATCCCTCACCACTCAGGCAGCAGAATTAAAGGGAGCAGCCAGTCCGGTTCCTGACTCCTCCACACCTACCTCTGACATCAGCCTCCTCCTGCTGCCTGGAGAGTCCGAATTACactcaaccaccatccagaacaCAGAATATGTGGAATCCTTGAATCCTCCAGCTGTATACAGCTTTTTGATACCCAGCGGACTTGGAG AAAACTTGGATTATGGCGACTATCCAG ATTTTTTTGAAGAATCGGACAGTGAATCAG ACTCCCTGAGAGCGTCACCCAAGTCTGGCCACTTCACTTTCTCCTCTTGGG TGGATGGAGACCCTCACTTTGTAATAAAGTTGCCACATTCACTGGGGAATCTGTGCTTCACTCTGGATGGTCGCCCGGGAGATATCCTACGGCTGGTGAGCGACCCTGCCACAG GTTTGTCTGTTAATGGACACCTAATGGGAGCCCCTTCAAGGCCAGGCCACGAAGAACGCCCCCGCACCTATTTGGATGTCATCACCATAGCAGTGGAGCACCCGCATGCCAGCTATGTGGTTAATATAACCCAGAAGACCGTGACACTATATGGCGAGGAAGTGCTGGTCTTGCCCTTAACTCAGCGGGCCGCAATCCGTAAGCCCCCACTGGCCATTTCCATGTGGCCCGAGGTCAATATCACTGTCCAGATTGGGTCCACTGTTGAATTTCTTGTTCTGCTGCATCACTATAGTCATCCCACAGTCCTGCAGTTGGATCATCTTGGCTTCTATATTGCGAAGGGCCAAGGCCTATCAGCATCAGCAGGCGGCTTGCTAG GTCACTTCCAGAATAGCAACATCAGCCTTTCCCCAGATCCATCTCAAGGGGGCAAAGTTGCCTGGATGCAAAGCGATGCAAACAAAGTACTACTCACTGAAGTCTCCAAGGTGCTGAAGGATTCAGTCCAGAGGGCTCACGAAGCCAAGTGCTGGTTGGCGAAGCGCAAGGATGTGGAAGAGTTGCTGGGAGCCTCCTACTGCTCCTACCTTGCCTCCAACCTGTTGGAAATATGA